One genomic window of Caballeronia sp. SBC1 includes the following:
- a CDS encoding alpha/beta fold hydrolase, translating to MTSTFLYGANVHANGIRQHYLRYGGTEGVRAGRPAVILIPGITSPAVTWGFVGETLGRQFDTYVLDVRGRGLSEASSTLDYSLDAQAADVIALAEALGLEHYALVGHSMGARIAIRAARSAPKGLARTVLVDPPVSGPGRRAYPAKLPWYVDSIRLALKGIDAEGMRAFCPTWTEEQLRLRAQWLHTCDERGMLTSFEGFHTDDIHADLPLLRVPSLLITAARGDVVLDEDVQEMQALSPGLLHTRVPNAGHMIPWDNEAGFYEAFADFLGAKLV from the coding sequence ATGACCTCAACTTTTCTCTACGGCGCGAACGTCCACGCCAACGGCATTCGCCAGCATTACCTACGCTACGGCGGCACCGAGGGCGTGCGCGCCGGCCGTCCCGCCGTGATCCTGATTCCGGGCATTACCAGCCCGGCCGTCACGTGGGGGTTTGTCGGCGAAACGCTTGGCCGCCAGTTCGATACCTACGTGCTCGACGTACGCGGCCGCGGTTTGTCCGAAGCATCGTCAACGCTTGACTACAGCCTCGACGCGCAAGCCGCCGATGTCATCGCGCTCGCTGAAGCGCTCGGCCTTGAACACTATGCGCTCGTTGGCCATTCCATGGGCGCACGCATCGCTATCCGTGCTGCCCGCAGCGCGCCGAAGGGCCTGGCGCGCACGGTGCTGGTCGATCCGCCGGTGTCGGGACCGGGCCGCCGCGCCTATCCGGCGAAGCTGCCGTGGTACGTCGATTCGATCCGGCTGGCTTTGAAAGGCATTGACGCCGAAGGCATGCGCGCTTTCTGTCCGACCTGGACGGAAGAGCAGTTGCGCCTGCGTGCGCAGTGGCTGCATACCTGCGATGAACGCGGCATGCTGACGTCGTTCGAAGGCTTCCATACCGACGACATCCACGCCGACCTGCCCCTGCTTCGCGTCCCTTCGCTGCTGATCACGGCCGCGCGCGGCGACGTCGTGCTGGACGAAGACGTGCAGGAAATGCAAGCGCTTAGCCCGGGACTACTGCATACCCGCGTGCCGAACGCCGGCCACATGATTCCGTGGGACAACGAAGCCGGCTTCTATGAAGCCTTCGCCGATTTCCTCGGCGCAAAGCTCGTCTAA
- a CDS encoding Asp/Glu racemase, translating to MTKTLRIGQIVPSSNTTMETEIPAMLLARQTIRPERFTFHSSRMRMKKVVKEELAAMDAESDRCALELSDARVDVLGYACLVAIMAMGHGYHRVSQKRLHERTVENGGAAPVITSAGALVEALKVIGAKRIVVVAPYMKPLTELVVDYIRNEGFEVVAYRALEIPDNLDVGRHDPRLLPDIVKTLPYQDVDAIVLSACVQMPSLAAVPQVEAMTGKPVITAAIATTYAMLRELDLERVVPGAGALLSGAY from the coding sequence ATGACGAAAACCTTGCGCATCGGCCAGATCGTGCCGAGCTCGAACACCACGATGGAAACCGAAATCCCGGCCATGCTGCTCGCCCGCCAAACCATCCGCCCGGAGCGCTTCACGTTCCACTCCAGCCGCATGCGCATGAAGAAGGTGGTCAAGGAGGAGCTTGCGGCCATGGACGCTGAATCGGATCGCTGCGCGCTGGAACTCAGCGACGCGCGCGTGGACGTGCTCGGTTATGCGTGCCTGGTCGCAATCATGGCGATGGGACACGGCTACCACCGCGTGTCGCAAAAGCGGCTGCACGAGCGCACCGTCGAGAACGGCGGCGCCGCGCCGGTCATCACCAGCGCAGGCGCGCTGGTCGAGGCATTGAAGGTCATCGGGGCGAAGCGCATTGTGGTGGTTGCTCCCTACATGAAACCGCTGACAGAACTGGTGGTGGACTACATCCGCAATGAGGGTTTTGAAGTCGTCGCTTACCGGGCGCTCGAAATTCCCGACAATCTGGATGTCGGCCGCCACGACCCGCGCCTGTTGCCGGATATCGTGAAAACCCTGCCCTATCAAGATGTCGATGCAATCGTCTTGTCGGCCTGCGTGCAGATGCCATCGCTTGCCGCAGTGCCGCAAGTCGAGGCCATGACGGGCAAGCCGGTCATTACTGCTGCCATTGCCACAACTTACGCCATGCTGCGCGAGCTCGATCTCGAACGTGTGGTGCCGGGCGCGGGCGCACTGTTGTCCGGCGCTTATTGA
- a CDS encoding FAD-dependent monooxygenase, which translates to MSKPRIAIIGAGLGGTAAAALMQRAGYSVRLYEQAPAFSRLGAGIHLGPNVMKIMRRMDCEDALNVMGSHPDYWYSRDWKTGEAIAQIPLGEFALKEYGASYLTVHRGDFHALMTEAVAPGTIEFSKCLSGIEELDNEVRLTFADGSVETADIVIGADGVNSKIRDHLLGAEPPRYTGYVAHRAVFPASLLGTDPFDLCVKWWSEDRHMMVYYVTSRRDEIYYVTGVPQAEWPAGQSVAPSSRDEMREAFAGYHPSVQKLIDATPEVTKWPLLERDPLPLWSRGRLVLLGDACHPMKPHMAQGAAMAIEDAAMLTRCLDEVGTTDYAGAFALYEANRAERASKVQLVSHNNTWLRTNEDPAWVFAYDVFNEPLKSPSAKQVSTAAA; encoded by the coding sequence ATGAGCAAACCCCGTATTGCAATCATTGGCGCGGGCCTTGGCGGAACAGCAGCTGCGGCGCTGATGCAGCGGGCCGGGTATTCGGTTCGTCTGTACGAGCAGGCTCCCGCGTTTTCACGTCTTGGCGCGGGGATTCACCTTGGTCCCAACGTGATGAAGATCATGCGTCGCATGGATTGCGAAGACGCGTTGAACGTCATGGGTTCGCACCCCGACTACTGGTATAGCCGCGACTGGAAAACGGGCGAAGCCATCGCGCAGATTCCGCTGGGCGAGTTCGCGCTGAAGGAATATGGCGCGTCGTATCTGACTGTGCATCGCGGCGACTTCCATGCGCTGATGACCGAGGCGGTGGCGCCCGGCACCATCGAGTTCAGCAAGTGCCTGAGCGGGATTGAGGAGCTGGACAATGAGGTGCGGCTGACGTTTGCGGACGGCAGCGTCGAGACCGCGGATATCGTGATTGGCGCGGACGGCGTGAACTCGAAGATCCGCGACCATCTGCTCGGCGCGGAACCGCCGCGTTACACGGGTTATGTTGCACATCGCGCGGTATTTCCCGCCTCGCTGCTCGGCACCGATCCTTTCGATCTGTGTGTAAAGTGGTGGTCGGAAGACCGCCACATGATGGTGTATTACGTGACCTCCAGGCGCGATGAAATCTATTACGTGACCGGCGTTCCGCAGGCTGAGTGGCCGGCAGGGCAGTCGGTTGCGCCAAGCAGCCGCGACGAAATGCGCGAGGCGTTCGCGGGCTATCATCCGTCGGTGCAGAAGCTGATTGACGCTACGCCTGAAGTGACGAAGTGGCCGCTGCTGGAACGCGATCCGCTGCCGTTGTGGAGCCGCGGCCGCCTGGTTCTGCTCGGCGACGCATGCCATCCAATGAAGCCGCATATGGCGCAGGGGGCGGCCATGGCGATTGAGGATGCAGCCATGCTTACGCGTTGCCTGGACGAAGTTGGGACGACCGATTACGCCGGTGCGTTCGCGTTGTATGAAGCGAATCGTGCGGAGCGTGCGTCGAAGGTGCAACTGGTCTCGCACAACAACACGTGGCTGCGCACTAAC